In the genome of Pelagibacterium nitratireducens, one region contains:
- a CDS encoding iron ABC transporter permease → MTTFSSLAGRARYAVPQGLPLKLGVLLVIGALIAGPLLRILFETLAPQTIAAWSDVVVSPLSRNLLWVPLTNTLILGVGVASGCVLIGGFLAWLVVMTDVPFRRTIGLLATLPFMIPSFATALAWGTLFRNSRVGGQTGFLEGLGLAVPDWLSWGMVPTFIVLTAHYYSLAFTVIAAALATVNSDLVEAAQMTGAKRGRIFAGIILPVALPAIVSGASLTFAGAVSNFAAPALLGLPVRMQTMATRLFGMIEIGQTARGYVIAILLIVVSAFFLWFGNKVISGRRSYATITGKGGRAKRFELGAARLPMFAIAVLICALTTIVPVLVLIASSLAPSSSSLFSGWTLHYWLGASNPAIAQGQAGVFHNPFIVSATSTTISLGLVVAVTGSILGLMIAFTLARYRTGFLSGVINQLAFLPLLVPGIAFGAAYIALFGAPIGPFPALYGSFALLVIAGTAYLVPFSVQTGRAVIQQVSGDLDESARLTGAGFFRRLSAITIPLASRGLAAGAIIIFVKIMRDLSLVVLLFTPTTPVLSVLAYRYASEGFTQFANAITVVILIISIAATLLANRLQTKSQPWLKN, encoded by the coding sequence ATGACCACTTTTTCCTCTCTTGCTGGGCGGGCACGCTACGCTGTGCCGCAAGGCCTGCCGCTCAAGCTCGGCGTTCTTCTGGTTATTGGTGCGCTCATTGCCGGACCGCTGCTGCGTATTCTGTTCGAAACGCTGGCGCCGCAAACCATTGCCGCCTGGAGCGATGTCGTTGTCAGCCCGCTCTCGCGCAATCTGTTGTGGGTGCCGCTCACCAACACGCTGATCCTGGGCGTCGGCGTGGCCAGCGGATGCGTTCTGATCGGGGGCTTTCTGGCCTGGCTGGTGGTGATGACGGATGTCCCCTTCCGACGCACGATCGGACTTTTGGCGACGCTCCCCTTCATGATTCCGAGCTTTGCCACGGCCCTGGCCTGGGGCACGTTGTTCCGCAACAGCCGGGTGGGCGGGCAGACCGGGTTTCTCGAAGGGCTGGGGCTGGCCGTCCCGGACTGGCTCAGCTGGGGCATGGTCCCCACCTTCATCGTTCTCACCGCGCATTACTATTCGCTGGCATTCACCGTGATCGCTGCCGCCCTTGCCACCGTCAATTCCGATCTGGTCGAGGCCGCCCAGATGACGGGCGCGAAACGCGGGCGCATCTTTGCCGGCATCATCTTGCCCGTCGCTCTGCCAGCCATCGTTTCTGGCGCTTCGCTGACCTTTGCCGGGGCCGTATCCAATTTTGCCGCGCCGGCACTTCTGGGGCTGCCAGTGCGCATGCAGACCATGGCCACACGCCTGTTCGGCATGATCGAAATCGGCCAGACGGCGCGCGGCTATGTCATCGCAATTCTCCTGATCGTCGTCTCGGCGTTCTTTTTGTGGTTCGGAAACAAGGTTATCTCCGGTCGGCGCTCCTATGCCACGATTACCGGCAAAGGTGGACGTGCCAAACGGTTCGAACTCGGCGCCGCCCGGTTGCCTATGTTCGCCATTGCAGTCCTGATCTGCGCCCTGACCACAATCGTGCCCGTGTTGGTGCTCATCGCGTCTTCGTTGGCACCGAGTTCGTCGTCGCTCTTTTCGGGCTGGACGCTGCATTACTGGCTCGGTGCGTCCAATCCCGCCATTGCCCAGGGCCAGGCCGGGGTTTTCCATAACCCCTTCATCGTTTCGGCCACCTCGACAACCATCAGCCTTGGTCTGGTCGTTGCCGTCACCGGGTCGATCCTTGGGCTCATGATCGCCTTTACTCTGGCGCGCTACCGCACGGGCTTTTTGTCGGGCGTGATCAATCAGCTGGCGTTTCTCCCCCTGCTGGTGCCCGGCATTGCCTTTGGTGCCGCCTATATCGCACTTTTCGGCGCGCCCATCGGGCCGTTTCCCGCGCTCTATGGCAGCTTTGCTCTGCTGGTCATTGCGGGCACCGCCTATCTCGTGCCGTTCTCGGTGCAGACGGGCAGGGCCGTGATCCAGCAGGTCTCGGGCGATCTCGACGAAAGTGCGCGTCTGACGGGGGCGGGCTTTTTCCGACGGCTTTCGGCGATCACCATTCCGCTCGCCAGCCGTGGCCTGGCGGCAGGCGCGATCATCATCTTCGTGAAAATCATGCGCGATCTCTCGCTGGTGGTGCTGCTCTTTACGCCAACCACTCCGGTGCTCTCGGTCCTCGCTTATCGCTATGCATCGGAAGGCTTCACCCAGTTCGCCAACGCCATAACCGTCGTCATCCTCATCATCTCCATTGCAGCCACGCTGCTCGCCAACCGGTTGCAGACCAAGTCGCAGCCCTGGCTCAAGAACTAG
- a CDS encoding ABC transporter ATP-binding protein — protein sequence MITISNLTKSFGDFDAVKSVSLSVPEGSFLVLVGPSGCGKSTMLRMLAGLEKPSGGTISFGEKTVSDGERGWTIEPAQRDTGLVFQSYALWPHMTVAGNVEWPLKVGKMQPAERKARVNEVLSLLGIEMLSHRYPNEISGGQQQRVAIARMIAPKPKILLFDEPLSNLDAKLRVEMRTELLRVHRATGATSIYVTHDQVEAMTMASHVAVLKDGEVEQFGAPQDLVAEPRTAFVATFVGTPPANLVPVEPLGQAIAVAGEAMGPTFALERPALAMFRPEDLSVSDVAGPRAIAMEFAEASPVAGRVMVTGTRSDLRLTAVVDRAPRFAPGDAVYFTLPETPSALFTLQGERIA from the coding sequence ATGATCACTATTTCCAATCTCACCAAGTCATTCGGCGACTTCGATGCCGTGAAATCGGTCAGCCTTTCGGTGCCCGAGGGGTCCTTCCTGGTCCTGGTCGGGCCGTCCGGGTGCGGCAAGTCCACGATGCTACGCATGCTGGCGGGCCTTGAAAAGCCGAGCGGAGGAACGATTTCGTTCGGGGAAAAGACCGTATCGGATGGCGAACGCGGGTGGACCATCGAGCCGGCGCAGCGCGACACCGGGCTGGTGTTCCAGTCTTACGCGCTCTGGCCGCACATGACAGTAGCCGGCAATGTGGAATGGCCGCTCAAGGTGGGAAAGATGCAACCGGCCGAGCGCAAGGCCCGGGTCAACGAGGTGCTCTCCCTGCTGGGCATCGAGATGCTCTCGCATCGCTATCCCAACGAGATTTCCGGCGGGCAGCAGCAGCGCGTGGCGATCGCGCGCATGATCGCGCCCAAGCCGAAAATCCTTTTGTTCGATGAGCCCCTGTCCAATCTCGATGCCAAGCTGCGGGTCGAGATGCGGACCGAATTGTTGCGTGTCCATCGCGCCACCGGGGCGACCTCGATCTATGTCACCCACGATCAGGTCGAAGCCATGACCATGGCCAGCCATGTCGCCGTCCTCAAGGATGGCGAGGTCGAGCAGTTTGGCGCGCCCCAGGATCTTGTCGCCGAGCCTCGAACGGCGTTCGTTGCCACTTTCGTTGGCACCCCGCCCGCCAATCTCGTTCCGGTTGAACCACTCGGGCAGGCCATCGCGGTTGCCGGAGAAGCCATGGGGCCGACATTCGCGCTCGAGCGTCCGGCGCTGGCCATGTTCCGGCCCGAGGACCTCTCGGTCTCAGATGTTGCCGGTCCCCGCGCGATCGCCATGGAATTTGCCGAAGCGAGCCCGGTTGCCGGGCGTGTGATGGTGACTGGAACGCGCAGCGATCTGCGGCTCACGGCAGTCGTTGACCGGGCACCAAGGTTCGCGCCGGGAGACGCCGTTTATTTCACCCTTCCTGAGACACCGTCT